A DNA window from Streptomyces bacillaris contains the following coding sequences:
- a CDS encoding ion channel protein translates to MAAPEPSAPPSPAPPHPAAAPARRLALLVAPAIAVGVVCALILLGVSLLAERLQDVLWETLPDALGVGRFSSLWMIVMLTATGLAVGLVLRAVPGHGGPDPATTGLVDAPMRPGVVPGLLLVTVLALAGGVSLGPENPITAANIALAYWLGRRAAPGAPAELWVALAAAGTIGALFGTPIAAALILSETLASQPGPGAFWDRLFAPLAAGTAGALTMSLIAEPSFDLSLPAYSGPHLGDLLAALLIASAGAVLGLLAVYAFPWAHRAFRALRYPVLALTLGGLVLGLLGALGGHLTLFKGLDEVKEIAGDPDGWSAGEFAVMAVVKTAALVVAATCGFRGGRIFPAVFAGVALGLCAHALVGAVPPALAVSCGVLGVLLAVTRQGWVSLFTAAVLVSDASVLPLLCAATLPAWLLVTGRAQMQLDGEGRALR, encoded by the coding sequence GTGGCTGCCCCTGAACCCTCCGCGCCCCCGTCCCCCGCTCCCCCGCACCCCGCCGCCGCCCCCGCCCGGCGGCTGGCGCTGCTCGTGGCGCCCGCGATCGCCGTCGGCGTGGTGTGCGCGCTGATCCTGCTGGGGGTCAGCCTGCTGGCCGAGCGGCTTCAGGACGTGCTCTGGGAGACCCTGCCCGACGCGCTCGGCGTGGGGCGGTTCTCCTCGCTCTGGATGATCGTCATGCTCACCGCGACCGGCCTCGCGGTGGGCCTGGTCCTGCGGGCCGTCCCCGGGCACGGCGGGCCCGACCCGGCCACCACCGGGCTGGTGGACGCCCCGATGCGGCCCGGCGTCGTTCCCGGGCTGCTCCTGGTGACCGTGCTCGCGCTGGCGGGCGGGGTGAGCCTCGGGCCGGAGAACCCGATCACCGCCGCCAACATCGCGCTCGCCTACTGGCTCGGCCGACGGGCCGCGCCCGGCGCACCGGCCGAGCTGTGGGTGGCGCTCGCGGCGGCCGGGACGATCGGGGCGCTCTTCGGCACGCCGATCGCCGCCGCGCTGATCCTCTCCGAGACGCTGGCCTCGCAGCCGGGCCCCGGGGCGTTCTGGGACCGGCTGTTCGCCCCGCTCGCGGCCGGTACGGCCGGTGCGCTGACCATGTCGCTGATCGCGGAACCCAGCTTCGACCTCTCGCTCCCCGCCTACTCGGGCCCGCACTTGGGCGACCTCCTCGCCGCCCTCCTGATCGCCTCGGCGGGCGCGGTGCTCGGCCTGCTGGCGGTGTACGCGTTCCCGTGGGCGCACCGGGCCTTCCGGGCGCTGCGGTACCCGGTGCTCGCGCTGACGCTCGGCGGGCTGGTGCTGGGGCTGCTCGGGGCGCTGGGCGGCCATCTCACCCTCTTCAAGGGGCTGGACGAGGTCAAGGAGATCGCCGGGGACCCGGACGGGTGGTCGGCCGGGGAGTTCGCGGTGATGGCGGTGGTGAAGACGGCCGCGCTGGTGGTGGCGGCCACCTGCGGCTTCCGGGGCGGGCGGATCTTCCCGGCGGTCTTCGCGGGGGTGGCGCTCGGGCTCTGCGCCCACGCTCTGGTCGGGGCCGTACCGCCGGCGCTCGCCGTCTCCTGCGGGGTGCTGGGCGTGCTGCTCGCGGTGACCCGGCAGGGGTGGGTGAGCCTGTTCACGGCGGCGGTGCTGGTCAGCGACGCGTCCGTGCTGCCGCTGCTCTGCGCCGCCACCCTGCCGGCCTGGCTGCTGGTGACCGGGCGGGCCCAGATGCAGCTGGACGGGGAGGGCCGGGCGCTGCGGTGA
- a CDS encoding YbjQ family protein: protein MGIEEFGGGQTAQADVLVVTTNDVPGYQVTQVIGEVFGLTVRSRHLGSQIGAGLKSMIGGELKGLTKTLVETRNQAMERLVEQARARGANAVLMMRFDVTEAADVGTEVCAYGTAAVISKV from the coding sequence ATGGGCATTGAGGAGTTCGGCGGCGGGCAGACCGCGCAGGCGGACGTGCTGGTCGTCACCACGAACGACGTACCGGGTTACCAGGTGACGCAGGTCATCGGTGAGGTCTTCGGACTGACCGTACGGTCGCGCCACCTCGGGAGCCAGATCGGCGCCGGGCTGAAGTCGATGATCGGCGGCGAGCTGAAGGGGCTGACCAAGACCCTGGTCGAGACCCGCAACCAGGCCATGGAGCGGCTGGTGGAGCAGGCGCGGGCGCGCGGCGCCAACGCGGTGCTCATGATGCGGTTCGACGTCACGGAGGCGGCGGACGTGGGGACGGAGGTCTGCGCGTACGGGACGGCGGCGGTGATCAGCAAGGTGTGA
- a CDS encoding DedA family protein: MNTLALGPSWLDPDYLLNTFGLPGLLLIVFAESGLLIGFFLPGDSLLFTTGLLVTTGQLKYPLWLVCTLIAIAAILGDQVGYLFGRKVGPALFKRPDSRLFKQENVEKAHVFFEKHGPKSLVLARFVPIVRTFTPIIAGVSRMNYRLFVIYNIVGALLWGVGVTVLGAMLGKIDFVHEHIEKILILIVLISVLPIAVEVLRARRQSKKAAGVDEPTGPVGAGR; the protein is encoded by the coding sequence TTGAACACGCTCGCCCTCGGACCGAGTTGGCTGGACCCGGACTATCTGCTCAACACGTTCGGCCTTCCCGGCCTCCTGCTCATCGTCTTCGCCGAGTCCGGACTCCTGATCGGCTTCTTCCTTCCCGGCGACTCCCTGCTCTTCACCACGGGTCTGCTGGTCACCACCGGGCAGCTGAAGTACCCGCTCTGGCTCGTCTGCACCCTGATCGCCATCGCCGCGATCCTCGGTGACCAGGTGGGCTATCTCTTCGGCCGCAAGGTCGGCCCGGCCCTCTTCAAGCGCCCGGACTCCCGCCTCTTCAAGCAGGAGAACGTGGAGAAGGCCCACGTCTTCTTCGAGAAGCACGGCCCGAAGTCCCTGGTCCTGGCCCGCTTCGTGCCCATCGTGCGTACGTTCACGCCGATCATCGCGGGCGTCTCCCGGATGAACTACCGCCTGTTCGTGATCTACAACATCGTGGGCGCGCTGCTCTGGGGCGTGGGCGTCACCGTGCTCGGCGCGATGCTCGGCAAGATCGACTTCGTGCACGAGCACATCGAGAAGATCCTCATCCTGATCGTGCTGATCTCCGTGCTGCCGATCGCGGTCGAGGTCCTGAGGGCCCGCCGCCAGAGCAAGAAGGCCGCCGGGGTTGACGAGCCGACCGGCCCCGTAGGGGCCGGTCGGTGA
- a CDS encoding DUF368 domain-containing protein, with the protein MAKPSGHHVFNAFRGALIGTAEAVPGVSGGTVALITGVYEKLIDGAGHITSALRMGASDLPRGRGAVRARAELRNVDWAVLLPLLVGMAVALVLAAKLIAPLVEEHPQYAYALFFGLVLASLWVPYSGSGKRWTVGNYALCVIVALGAFALTGLPPGEMPTHPVVVALAGSIAICALVLPGISGSFLLLTMGLYEPTIEAVNERDFGYLAAFALGCAAGLALFVKLLKWLLANYHHMTLVVMTGLMAGSLRALWPWQDQDRGLQAPSGSVGLTCALFALGAAVVIAVLVVEHRAQSRKAEPVPPAPKRGRHARVSSGSRRG; encoded by the coding sequence ATGGCGAAGCCATCCGGCCACCACGTCTTCAACGCCTTCCGCGGCGCTCTCATCGGCACCGCGGAGGCCGTCCCCGGTGTCAGCGGTGGCACCGTCGCGCTGATCACCGGCGTGTACGAGAAGCTGATCGACGGCGCCGGCCACATCACCAGCGCGCTGCGCATGGGCGCGTCCGACCTGCCTCGCGGCCGCGGGGCAGTGCGCGCCAGGGCCGAGCTGAGGAACGTCGACTGGGCCGTCCTGCTTCCGCTCCTGGTGGGCATGGCGGTGGCACTGGTACTCGCGGCCAAACTGATCGCACCGTTGGTCGAGGAGCACCCCCAGTACGCGTACGCCCTGTTCTTCGGCCTGGTGCTCGCCTCTCTGTGGGTGCCGTACTCAGGCTCCGGCAAGCGCTGGACCGTCGGGAACTACGCGCTCTGCGTGATCGTCGCACTGGGTGCCTTCGCCCTGACGGGGCTGCCGCCCGGCGAGATGCCGACCCATCCCGTGGTGGTCGCGCTGGCCGGTTCGATCGCGATCTGCGCCCTGGTGCTTCCCGGTATCTCCGGCTCGTTCCTGTTGCTGACCATGGGTCTGTACGAGCCGACGATCGAAGCCGTCAACGAGCGTGACTTCGGCTATCTCGCCGCCTTCGCCCTGGGCTGTGCGGCCGGGCTCGCACTCTTCGTCAAGCTGCTCAAGTGGCTGCTGGCGAACTACCACCACATGACGCTGGTCGTCATGACCGGTCTGATGGCAGGCTCACTGCGTGCGTTGTGGCCGTGGCAGGACCAGGACCGCGGCCTGCAGGCGCCCAGCGGCTCGGTCGGCCTGACCTGCGCCCTGTTCGCGCTCGGGGCCGCCGTGGTGATCGCTGTTCTGGTGGTGGAACACCGGGCGCAGAGCAGGAAGGCGGAGCCGGTTCCCCCCGCGCCGAAGCGCGGCCGACATGCGCGCGTCTCCTCCGGCTCCAGGCGCGGCTGA
- a CDS encoding threonine/serine exporter family protein: MVAESGGPEDQKPQSDEARSAFAPPAGTMQPVPPPEEDHPTSEFAIPTGVHPEPGGTQGSGGGSGGGSQSDTLGSAFTPPSTYRAQQAPPAFTPAQGIPMVKLTKEAPWQDRMRTMLRMPVTERPAPESIQRTDDDTGPAVPRVLDLTLRIGELLLAGGEGAEDVEAAMFAVTRSYGLDRSEPTVTFTLLSISHQPSLVDDPVTASRTVRRRGTDYTRLAAVFRLVDDITSEDTEVSLEEAYRRLAEIRRNRHPYPGWVLTAAAGLLAGSASVLVGGGVLVFLVAAAGAMLGDRLAWLCAGRGLPEFYQFTVAAMPPAALGVALTLTHSTDVRPSAVITGGLFALLPGRALVAGVQDGLTGYYITAAARLLEVMYFFIGIVAGVLIVLYLGVQLGAQLNPEAQFTPYNEPALQILASMGLSLAFAVLLQQERSTVLAVTLNGGVAWIIFGAMARTGGISPVAATAAAAGLVGLFGQLFSRYRFTSSLPYITAAIGPLLPGSATYFGLLGVAQNDITRGLTSLSTAVATALAIAIGVNLGSEISRLFMGAPGAVGGERRRAAKRTRGF, translated from the coding sequence GTGGTGGCGGAATCGGGCGGTCCGGAGGACCAGAAGCCCCAGTCCGACGAGGCACGGAGCGCTTTCGCCCCGCCTGCCGGGACCATGCAGCCGGTGCCGCCGCCCGAGGAGGACCATCCGACCTCGGAGTTCGCGATCCCGACCGGGGTGCACCCCGAGCCGGGCGGTACGCAGGGTTCCGGCGGCGGGTCCGGGGGCGGCTCCCAGTCGGACACGCTGGGTTCCGCTTTCACCCCGCCGAGCACCTACCGGGCCCAGCAGGCGCCGCCCGCGTTCACCCCGGCGCAGGGCATTCCGATGGTCAAGCTGACCAAGGAGGCGCCCTGGCAGGACCGGATGCGCACGATGCTGCGGATGCCGGTGACCGAGCGCCCGGCCCCGGAGTCGATCCAGCGCACGGACGACGACACGGGCCCCGCCGTGCCGCGCGTGCTCGACCTGACCCTCCGTATCGGGGAGCTGCTGCTGGCGGGCGGTGAGGGGGCCGAGGACGTCGAGGCGGCGATGTTCGCGGTGACCCGTTCGTACGGGCTGGACCGCAGCGAGCCGACGGTCACCTTCACCCTGCTGTCCATCTCGCACCAGCCGTCGCTGGTCGACGACCCGGTGACGGCGAGCCGTACCGTACGCCGCCGGGGCACCGACTACACCCGGCTGGCGGCGGTCTTCCGGCTGGTGGACGACATCACCAGCGAGGACACCGAGGTCTCCCTGGAGGAGGCCTACCGGCGGCTGGCGGAGATCCGCAGGAACCGGCACCCGTACCCCGGCTGGGTGCTGACGGCGGCCGCCGGGCTGCTGGCCGGTTCGGCCTCCGTGCTGGTCGGCGGTGGGGTGCTGGTCTTCCTCGTGGCGGCGGCGGGCGCGATGCTCGGCGACCGGCTGGCGTGGCTGTGCGCCGGGCGCGGGCTGCCGGAGTTCTACCAGTTCACGGTGGCCGCGATGCCGCCCGCCGCGCTGGGGGTGGCGCTGACGCTGACCCACTCCACGGACGTCCGGCCCTCCGCGGTGATCACCGGTGGGCTCTTCGCGCTGCTGCCCGGGCGGGCGCTGGTGGCGGGCGTGCAGGACGGGCTGACCGGCTACTACATCACCGCCGCGGCCCGGCTGCTCGAGGTCATGTACTTCTTCATCGGCATCGTCGCGGGCGTGCTGATCGTCCTGTACCTGGGGGTGCAGCTGGGCGCCCAGCTCAACCCGGAGGCGCAGTTCACCCCGTACAACGAGCCGGCGCTCCAGATCCTGGCCTCGATGGGGCTGAGCCTGGCCTTCGCGGTCCTGCTCCAGCAGGAGCGCTCGACGGTGCTGGCGGTGACCCTGAACGGCGGGGTGGCCTGGATCATCTTCGGGGCGATGGCCCGGACCGGGGGGATCTCGCCGGTCGCGGCGACGGCGGCGGCGGCCGGCCTGGTGGGCCTGTTCGGCCAGCTCTTCTCCCGCTACCGGTTCACTTCCTCGCTGCCGTACATCACGGCGGCGATCGGTCCGCTGCTGCCCGGTTCGGCCACGTACTTCGGTCTGCTGGGCGTGGCCCAGAACGACATCACCCGGGGGCTGACCTCGCTGTCCACGGCGGTCGCGACGGCGCTGGCCATCGCGATCGGGGTGAACCTGGGGAGCGAGATCTCCCGGCTGTTCATGGGGGCGCCGGGGGCGGTCGGCGGGGAGCGCCGCCGGGCGGCGAAGCGGACCCGGGGGTTCTGA
- a CDS encoding inorganic diphosphatase, whose translation MEFDVTIEIPKGSRNKYEVDHETGRIRLDRRLFTSTSYPADYGFVENTLGEDGDPLDALVILDEPTFPGCLITCRAIGMFRMTDEAGGDDKLLCVPASDPRVEHLRDIHHVSEFDRLEIQHFFEVYKDLEPGKSVEGADWVGRAEAEAEIEASYKRLEAQGGKH comes from the coding sequence GTGGAGTTCGACGTCACCATCGAGATCCCGAAGGGTTCGCGGAACAAGTACGAGGTGGACCACGAGACCGGTCGGATCCGCCTGGACCGTCGACTCTTCACCTCGACCAGCTACCCGGCCGACTACGGCTTCGTCGAGAACACCCTCGGCGAGGACGGCGACCCGCTGGACGCGCTGGTCATCCTGGACGAGCCGACCTTCCCCGGCTGCCTCATCACCTGCCGCGCCATCGGCATGTTCCGGATGACGGACGAGGCCGGCGGCGACGACAAGCTGCTGTGCGTCCCGGCGTCCGACCCGCGCGTGGAGCACCTGCGCGACATCCACCACGTGTCGGAGTTCGACCGCCTGGAGATCCAGCACTTCTTCGAGGTCTACAAGGACCTGGAGCCGGGCAAGTCCGTCGAGGGCGCCGACTGGGTCGGCCGCGCCGAGGCGGAGGCCGAGATCGAGGCCTCGTACAAGCGTCTCGAGGCCCAGGGCGGCAAGCACTGA
- the dacB gene encoding D-alanyl-D-alanine carboxypeptidase/D-alanyl-D-alanine endopeptidase yields MAEPVEEPSNRPSDPWGRIKNLKSKRNGSNTWQVVAGSAVLGLVVATGAVLAAGPWDNGQRKAERQLAAAEHPTGGVHHGRRLPGAPEPAPSAPAVLGALDTVTRSAPQDPASLRTALAPLIAAPELGTQVAASVVDTATGEQLYGRGAATPMTPASTVKIATATAALSALGPDHRIATTVRLSEDGRTLTLVGGGDPTLDTAALRSLATTAAKALGGDGEDPVRLAYDTSRYTGPVRHPIGKNPNIAPVTALMVDEGRLNDSDRGPADRSKDPAGDAARAFAAELTAAGVTVGGEPRAARPAAGARTVATHRSAPLSALVERTLTNSDNDIAEALARQTAIAKGESADFAGARRAVTTELKKLRVPTAGARLADGSGLDRQGRVTPALLTTLLARAADPERPGLRPVLTGLPVAGFTGTLSTRYRDTTGTPGLIRAKTGTLTGVNSLAGTVVDPQGRLLAFAFLASGSTVPADAEAALDALAAALTGAGGTAG; encoded by the coding sequence GTGGCCGAGCCGGTGGAAGAACCGTCGAACCGCCCGTCGGACCCGTGGGGCCGGATCAAGAACCTGAAGAGCAAGCGCAACGGGTCCAACACCTGGCAGGTCGTCGCAGGCTCCGCCGTGCTCGGCCTGGTCGTGGCCACCGGCGCCGTCCTCGCCGCCGGTCCCTGGGACAACGGTCAGCGTAAGGCCGAGCGGCAGCTCGCAGCCGCCGAGCACCCCACAGGTGGCGTACATCACGGTCGCAGGCTCCCCGGCGCCCCCGAACCGGCCCCCAGCGCCCCCGCCGTCCTCGGCGCGCTCGACACCGTCACCCGTTCCGCCCCGCAGGATCCCGCGAGTCTGCGCACCGCCCTCGCCCCGCTCATCGCCGCACCCGAACTCGGCACCCAGGTCGCCGCCTCCGTCGTCGACACCGCCACCGGCGAGCAGTTGTACGGACGCGGCGCGGCCACCCCGATGACCCCGGCCTCCACCGTCAAGATCGCCACCGCCACCGCCGCGCTCTCCGCCCTCGGCCCCGACCACCGCATCGCCACCACCGTCCGGCTCTCCGAGGACGGCCGCACCCTCACCCTCGTCGGCGGCGGCGACCCCACCCTGGACACCGCCGCCCTGCGCTCGCTCGCCACCACCGCCGCCAAGGCCCTGGGCGGTGACGGCGAGGACCCCGTACGGCTCGCCTACGACACCTCCCGCTACACCGGACCCGTACGCCACCCCATCGGGAAGAACCCCAACATCGCGCCCGTCACGGCCCTGATGGTCGACGAGGGCCGGCTCAACGACAGCGACCGCGGGCCCGCCGACCGCAGCAAGGACCCGGCCGGGGACGCCGCCCGCGCCTTCGCCGCCGAGCTGACGGCGGCGGGCGTCACGGTCGGGGGCGAGCCCCGCGCGGCCCGTCCGGCCGCCGGAGCCCGTACCGTCGCCACCCACCGTTCCGCCCCGCTCTCCGCCCTCGTCGAGCGCACCCTCACCAACAGCGACAACGACATCGCGGAGGCGCTCGCCCGGCAGACCGCCATCGCCAAGGGCGAGAGCGCCGACTTCGCGGGCGCCCGCCGGGCCGTCACCACCGAACTCAAGAAGCTCCGGGTGCCGACCGCCGGAGCCCGCCTCGCGGACGGCAGCGGACTCGACCGCCAGGGCCGGGTCACCCCGGCCCTCCTCACCACGCTCCTCGCCCGCGCCGCCGACCCCGAGCGGCCCGGACTGCGCCCCGTCCTCACCGGCCTCCCCGTCGCCGGCTTCACCGGCACCCTCAGCACCCGCTACCGGGACACCACCGGCACCCCCGGCCTGATCCGCGCCAAGACCGGCACCCTCACCGGCGTCAATTCCCTCGCCGGAACCGTCGTCGACCCGCAGGGCCGGTTGCTCGCCTTCGCCTTCCTCGCCTCCGGCTCCACCGTGCCCGCCGACGCCGAAGCCGCCCTCGACGCCCTGGCCGCCGCACTCACCGGCGCGGGCGGCACGGCGGGCTGA
- a CDS encoding zinc-dependent metalloprotease, whose protein sequence is MTSIGGAEMVDWNLAVATATRLVRPGPEISREDARAVVAELRRHAKASEEHVRAFTRMIPEGTEPEDTPVLVVDRAGWIKANVAGFRELLRPLLAKMESRRPGGPGGAVLGAVGGKVTGVELGMLLSFLASRILGQYETFAPATRELPGSADGGGRLLLVAPNIVHVERELDVDPHDFRLWVALHEETHRTQFTGVPWLRDHLQGEIQTFLDETDVDPMTFLERLREAAQSLSGAGRPEGEKGEDGGRSLVDVVQTPAQREVLGRLTAVMSLLEGHADYVMDGVGPEVVGSVAEIREKFQRRRAQGAGRLDQALRKLLGLDAKLRQYKDGEKFVRSVVDEVGMDGFNRVWTSPNTLPTKAEIAKPAEWVARVHRKAES, encoded by the coding sequence ATGACGAGCATCGGTGGTGCAGAGATGGTCGACTGGAACCTCGCGGTCGCGACCGCGACCCGACTGGTCCGGCCCGGACCCGAGATCAGCCGCGAGGACGCCCGAGCCGTCGTCGCGGAGCTGCGTCGGCACGCCAAGGCCTCCGAGGAGCACGTCCGCGCCTTCACCCGGATGATCCCCGAGGGGACCGAACCGGAGGACACCCCCGTCCTGGTCGTCGACCGGGCCGGCTGGATCAAGGCCAACGTCGCGGGCTTCCGCGAACTGCTCCGCCCGCTGCTCGCCAAGATGGAGAGCCGCCGCCCGGGCGGACCCGGCGGAGCCGTCCTCGGCGCGGTCGGCGGCAAGGTCACCGGCGTCGAGCTGGGCATGCTGCTCTCGTTCCTCGCCTCCCGGATCCTCGGCCAGTACGAGACCTTCGCCCCCGCCACCCGGGAGCTGCCCGGCTCCGCCGACGGCGGCGGACGGCTGCTCCTGGTCGCCCCGAACATCGTCCACGTCGAGCGGGAACTCGACGTCGACCCGCACGACTTCCGGCTCTGGGTCGCCCTCCACGAGGAGACCCACCGCACCCAGTTCACCGGCGTCCCCTGGCTCCGCGACCACCTCCAGGGCGAGATCCAGACGTTCCTGGACGAGACCGACGTCGACCCGATGACCTTCCTGGAGCGGCTCCGCGAGGCCGCCCAGTCCCTCTCCGGCGCGGGCCGCCCCGAGGGCGAGAAGGGCGAGGACGGCGGACGCAGCCTCGTCGACGTCGTCCAGACCCCCGCCCAGCGCGAGGTCCTCGGCCGCCTCACCGCCGTCATGTCCCTCCTCGAAGGCCACGCGGACTACGTGATGGACGGCGTCGGCCCCGAGGTCGTCGGCTCCGTCGCCGAGATCCGCGAGAAGTTCCAGAGGCGCCGCGCCCAGGGCGCCGGCCGGCTCGACCAGGCGCTGCGCAAGCTGCTCGGTCTGGACGCCAAGCTCCGCCAGTACAAGGACGGCGAGAAGTTCGTACGATCGGTCGTCGACGAGGTCGGCATGGACGGCTTCAACCGCGTCTGGACCTCGCCCAACACCCTCCCCACCAAGGCGGAGATCGCCAAACCCGCGGAGTGGGTCGCAAGGGTGCACCGCAAGGCGGAATCGTGA